One stretch of Bordetella avium DNA includes these proteins:
- a CDS encoding sulfatase-like hydrolase/transferase, whose protein sequence is MIGEAARSANITHYGYGRDTNPYTRDTTLLALPGARSCATYTTASLACMLSHKGDAASLPVSDEPLPSYLSRQGVDVIWRGNNSGEPRIAVNTYEQRGDIAQDCPECDGHDADLLHGLAKRIQTSTSERVFVVLHLAGSHGPAYHRKHPPAFTTFTPVCRSVQPSECSSESLINAYDNTLVYTDYVLGRLIGMLSSLPYPATLLYAADHGESLGEHGWYLHGAPNALAPDVQRDIPFYLWLSDSHPRLRLPTQAPDDLSHNHVFHSVLGAFGMQSPIYQPERNLFREKTP, encoded by the coding sequence GTGATCGGCGAAGCCGCCCGCTCGGCCAATATTACCCATTACGGCTACGGGCGAGACACCAATCCCTACACCCGCGACACCACCTTGCTTGCCCTACCGGGCGCCCGTTCCTGCGCCACCTACACCACCGCTTCGCTGGCCTGCATGTTGTCGCACAAGGGTGACGCGGCCAGTCTTCCGGTCAGCGACGAGCCCTTGCCCAGCTATCTGTCGCGCCAGGGTGTGGACGTGATCTGGCGTGGCAACAACAGCGGAGAACCCCGCATCGCGGTCAACACTTATGAGCAACGCGGCGACATCGCACAGGATTGCCCCGAGTGCGACGGGCATGACGCCGATCTGCTCCATGGGCTGGCCAAGCGCATCCAGACCTCAACCTCGGAACGGGTATTCGTCGTGTTACACCTGGCTGGCAGCCACGGTCCGGCCTACCACCGCAAACATCCGCCAGCCTTCACGACCTTCACGCCCGTATGCCGCTCTGTGCAGCCCAGCGAATGCTCATCGGAATCGCTCATCAACGCCTATGACAACACGCTGGTCTACACCGATTACGTGCTCGGCCGCCTGATCGGAATGCTGTCCAGCCTGCCCTATCCGGCAACGCTGCTTTACGCCGCCGACCACGGCGAATCGCTGGGCGAGCATGGCTGGTATCTGCATGGCGCACCCAATGCGCTGGCGCCCGATGTTCAACGCGACATCCCCTTCTATCTCTGGTTATCCGACTCCCATCCCCGCCTGCGCCTGCCTACGCAGGCGCCAGACGATCTCTCGCACAACCATGTCTTTCACAGCGTGCTGGGCGCCTTCGGCATGCAATCGCCCATCTACCAGCCCGAACGCAACCTGTTCCGGGAGAAAACACCATGA
- a CDS encoding phosphoethanolamine transferase domain-containing protein produces MSLASFRTPPACSRTAFAALFVLLNSLLFIWPLLRYAARHNDGHINILITLILTQAGLSFLLLAPFALLSRRAAKLAAALLLIGNAIALYFINTYGVLIDRAMMGNVLSTDWAESSELLHPMLGFYVLVLGLLPAALLWRLRLRSGGRLHLAASASAVLLALLAWLYAASGSWLWLDQHAKRLGGLVLPWSYLVNTVRYASHEAGQQTVQRLLPDAALPPPWQKKRSSYW; encoded by the coding sequence GTGTCCCTAGCCTCTTTCCGTACTCCGCCGGCCTGCAGCCGTACGGCCTTCGCGGCCCTGTTCGTACTGCTCAACTCGCTGCTGTTTATATGGCCGCTGCTGCGTTATGCCGCCCGGCACAACGACGGCCACATCAACATTCTGATCACGCTGATCCTGACGCAGGCCGGCCTAAGTTTTTTGCTGCTCGCCCCCTTCGCGCTGCTGTCTCGCCGCGCGGCCAAGCTGGCTGCGGCCTTGCTGCTGATCGGCAATGCCATCGCGCTGTACTTCATCAACACCTATGGCGTGCTGATAGACCGCGCCATGATGGGCAATGTGCTAAGCACCGACTGGGCCGAATCGAGCGAGCTGCTGCACCCGATGCTGGGCTTCTATGTACTTGTGCTGGGCCTGCTGCCCGCCGCCCTGCTCTGGCGCCTGCGCCTGCGTTCAGGCGGGAGGCTGCATCTGGCAGCCAGCGCGAGCGCCGTGCTGCTTGCTCTGCTCGCCTGGCTTTACGCGGCCAGCGGCAGTTGGTTGTGGCTGGACCAACATGCCAAGCGGCTCGGCGGTCTAGTGCTGCCCTGGTCCTACCTCGTCAACACCGTCCGCTACGCCAGCCATGAAGCAGGCCAGCAGACCGTGCAACGCCTCTTGCCCGACGCCGCGCTGCCTCCCCCCTGGCAGAAAAAGAGGTCGTCGTACTGGTGA
- a CDS encoding META domain-containing protein, translating into MPAIFRPLCYLTLLLGLAACASRPAPSPVMGQQVGQQSDVFAQTSWELARWTRPGGALRPVPHAHSGQRPITLVFTQDRGRGQMGGVAGCNSYSSQYVVANGQLLVQSPPVVTYMACPTDTMQLEQDYLAGLTGITASHLNDVTRPERLTLTLASGDVLDFVRLANRAPR; encoded by the coding sequence ATGCCTGCTATCTTTCGTCCGCTGTGCTATTTGACGCTTTTGCTGGGGCTGGCTGCCTGCGCTTCACGGCCTGCGCCGTCGCCCGTCATGGGGCAGCAGGTCGGGCAACAATCGGATGTTTTCGCGCAGACAAGCTGGGAGCTCGCGCGCTGGACCCGGCCCGGTGGCGCATTGCGTCCGGTGCCGCATGCGCACAGCGGGCAAAGACCCATCACCCTGGTCTTCACGCAGGACAGGGGGCGAGGGCAGATGGGGGGGGTTGCCGGGTGCAATAGCTACTCGAGCCAGTATGTGGTGGCCAATGGCCAGTTGCTCGTGCAATCGCCTCCTGTGGTGACCTATATGGCTTGCCCGACTGACACCATGCAGCTCGAGCAGGATTATCTCGCGGGCCTGACAGGGATTACCGCCAGCCATCTGAACGATGTCACGAGGCCAGAGCGCCTGACGCTTACGCTGGCCTCGGGCGATGTGCTGGACTTCGTCCGCCTGGCGAATAGGGCGCCGCGATAA
- the lpxE gene encoding lipid A 1-phosphatase LpxE gives MTFRNILRLPLSYPAARLKLLGSGWCLAIAAMVFPYDHDKHVSPDAPAAAWAVEHVGRHLNTLMQVSMPLLTRDWVGLKQLLVVAITATATVHGLKRLLNDVEIAGSRLGQRPRSASSKHNMPSGHSSLAASGAWFVARRYGLIFLWILAPMTLMTMWARVMLDAHTIWATLAGALLGILLTDLFTTARHKRLRPANV, from the coding sequence ATGACCTTCCGTAACATCCTGCGCCTGCCCCTCAGCTATCCGGCCGCACGCCTGAAGCTGCTGGGTTCGGGCTGGTGCCTGGCCATCGCAGCCATGGTCTTTCCTTACGACCATGACAAGCATGTGTCGCCCGATGCCCCCGCCGCCGCGTGGGCGGTGGAGCATGTCGGCCGCCACCTGAACACGCTCATGCAGGTCTCCATGCCGCTTTTGACGCGCGATTGGGTCGGCCTGAAGCAACTGCTGGTGGTCGCCATCACCGCGACCGCAACCGTGCACGGCCTGAAGCGTCTGCTCAACGACGTCGAAATTGCAGGCAGCCGTCTCGGGCAGCGGCCGCGCTCGGCCTCCAGCAAACACAACATGCCCTCAGGACACTCCTCCTTGGCCGCCTCTGGCGCATGGTTTGTCGCGCGGCGTTACGGCTTGATCTTCCTCTGGATACTCGCACCGATGACGCTCATGACCATGTGGGCGCGCGTGATGCTCGACGCCCACACGATCTGGGCCACCCTGGCCGGTGCGCTGCTGGGCATATTGTTGACCGACCTGTTCACCACGGCCCGACATAAGCGGCTCCGCCCCGCCAACGTCTAA
- the metG gene encoding methionine--tRNA ligase, giving the protein MSRTLFVTTALPYANGSFHIGHIMEYIQADIWVRSMRMAGHTVHFVGADDAHGAPIMLKAEKEGITPQALVARYAAERPRYLDGFHIRFDHWHSTDSAENVALSHEIYRALKAAGLIETRSIEQFFDPVKGMFLADRYIKGECPRCHAKDQYGDSCEVCGAVYAPTELIQPYSALTGATPVLKRSDHFFFKLSDPRCVEFLQQWTTGSNRNGIKHLQSEVQAKTREWLGGEEGEAKLGDWDISRDAPYFGIEIPDAPGKYFYVWLDAPVGYLASLKSYCDKIGLDFDALLDPSSATEQVHFIGKDIIYFHALFWPAMLKFAGRKTPDALNVHGFITVSGEKMSKSRGTGISPLRYLEVGMDPEWLRYYMAAKLNARVEDMDFNPEDFIARVNSDLVGKYVNIASRAANFITRHFEGKLAYLGDTAALSAEFAQQTESIRAALEAREFNRAIREIMAYADGINQAFDAAQPWVLAKGFAEADEARRAQLQDICSRALAGFKALSVMLAPVLPALTSRVARELFGAQRDFIWSDAADLPAQVAPFKHLMQRVDPQMLDALFEPPAELAAPAPTPGGEALADTISIDDFVKVDLRIAKIINCEEVEGSTKLLRLTLDAGEGRHRNVFSGIKSFYKPQDLIGKLTVLVANLAPRKMKFGVSEGMVLAASHADEKVDAGIYVLEPWPGAQPGMRIH; this is encoded by the coding sequence ATGTCACGCACCCTGTTCGTCACCACTGCTCTGCCCTATGCCAACGGCTCCTTCCATATCGGCCACATCATGGAATACATCCAGGCTGACATCTGGGTCCGCTCGATGCGCATGGCGGGGCACACGGTGCACTTCGTGGGCGCGGATGACGCGCATGGCGCGCCCATCATGCTCAAGGCCGAAAAGGAAGGGATCACGCCCCAAGCACTCGTGGCCCGCTACGCGGCCGAGCGCCCCCGCTACCTCGACGGCTTCCATATCCGTTTCGACCACTGGCACAGCACGGACTCGGCCGAGAATGTCGCCCTGTCGCACGAAATCTACAGGGCGCTGAAGGCGGCCGGCCTGATTGAAACGCGCTCCATCGAACAGTTTTTCGACCCGGTCAAGGGCATGTTCCTCGCCGACCGCTATATCAAGGGCGAATGCCCGCGCTGCCACGCCAAAGACCAATACGGCGACTCCTGCGAAGTGTGCGGTGCCGTCTATGCCCCCACCGAACTGATCCAGCCCTATTCCGCCCTGACCGGCGCCACCCCGGTACTCAAGCGTTCAGACCACTTCTTTTTCAAACTTTCTGATCCGCGCTGTGTGGAATTCCTCCAGCAATGGACGACCGGCAGCAATCGCAACGGCATCAAGCACCTGCAATCCGAAGTCCAGGCCAAGACGCGGGAATGGCTGGGCGGCGAAGAGGGCGAAGCCAAGCTGGGCGACTGGGATATCTCGCGCGACGCGCCCTACTTCGGCATTGAAATCCCCGATGCGCCGGGCAAGTATTTCTATGTCTGGCTGGACGCCCCGGTCGGCTACCTGGCCTCGCTGAAATCTTACTGCGACAAGATCGGCCTGGACTTCGACGCGCTGCTCGACCCGTCCAGCGCCACCGAACAAGTCCACTTCATCGGCAAGGACATCATCTATTTTCACGCGCTGTTCTGGCCTGCCATGCTCAAGTTCGCCGGCCGCAAGACACCCGACGCCCTGAATGTGCACGGCTTCATCACCGTCAGCGGCGAGAAGATGTCCAAGAGCCGCGGCACCGGCATTTCCCCGCTGCGCTATCTCGAAGTCGGCATGGACCCCGAATGGCTGCGCTACTACATGGCGGCCAAGCTGAACGCACGCGTTGAAGACATGGACTTCAACCCCGAGGACTTCATCGCCCGCGTCAACAGCGACCTGGTCGGCAAATACGTCAATATCGCCAGCCGCGCGGCCAACTTCATCACCCGCCACTTCGAGGGCAAGCTCGCGTATCTGGGCGATACCGCTGCGCTGTCGGCCGAGTTCGCGCAGCAAACCGAATCGATCCGCGCAGCCCTGGAGGCGCGCGAGTTCAACCGCGCCATCCGTGAAATCATGGCCTACGCCGACGGCATCAATCAGGCTTTCGACGCCGCTCAGCCCTGGGTCCTGGCCAAGGGCTTCGCCGAGGCCGACGAGGCCCGCCGCGCCCAACTGCAAGACATCTGCTCGCGCGCCCTGGCCGGCTTCAAAGCCTTGTCGGTCATGCTTGCCCCGGTGCTGCCCGCCCTGACCTCGCGCGTGGCGCGTGAGCTGTTCGGCGCCCAGCGTGACTTCATCTGGAGCGATGCCGCCGACCTGCCGGCTCAGGTGGCCCCCTTCAAGCATCTGATGCAGCGTGTCGATCCGCAAATGCTCGATGCCTTGTTCGAGCCGCCCGCCGAACTTGCCGCTCCCGCTCCCACACCAGGCGGCGAAGCCCTGGCTGACACCATCTCCATCGATGATTTCGTCAAGGTGGACCTGCGCATCGCCAAAATCATCAATTGCGAAGAGGTCGAAGGCTCGACCAAGTTGCTACGCCTGACCCTGGACGCAGGCGAAGGCCGCCACCGCAATGTCTTCTCCGGCATCAAGTCCTTCTACAAGCCCCAAGACCTCATTGGCAAGCTGACGGTGCTGGTAGCCAATTTGGCGCCGCGCAAAATGAAGTTCGGAGTATCCGAAGGCATGGTGCTGGCCGCCAGCCACGCCGACGAAAAGGTCGACGCCGGGATCTACGTGCTCGAGCCCTGGCCTGGTGCGCAACCTGGCATGCGCATCCACTAA
- a CDS encoding sulfurtransferase gives MSIVNIAAYKFVSLPDTVLLREALQERADALGLKGTILLAPEGINLFLAGSGEAIEAFLAGLRADARFADIEVKYSTSADVPFGKMRVRLKREIIRMNHPAIRPEAGRAPSVNAHTLARWLEQGRDDDGREVVMLDTRNAFEVDVGTFRNAIDWRIDRFTQFPDAVREHRAELEGKTVVSFCTGGIRCEKAAIFMEDIGIAHVYQLEGGILKYFEETGGPGYDGACFVFDERHALDPALKPV, from the coding sequence ATGTCTATCGTCAATATTGCCGCCTATAAATTCGTAAGCCTGCCCGATACCGTCTTGCTGCGCGAGGCCTTGCAGGAGCGCGCCGATGCCCTGGGTCTCAAGGGCACTATTCTGTTGGCCCCCGAGGGCATCAATCTGTTTTTGGCAGGTTCGGGCGAGGCGATCGAGGCTTTTCTTGCTGGCCTGCGCGCCGATGCGCGTTTTGCAGACATCGAGGTCAAGTACAGCACTTCCGCCGACGTGCCCTTTGGCAAGATGCGTGTGCGTCTTAAGCGAGAGATCATCCGCATGAATCATCCGGCCATCCGTCCCGAGGCGGGCCGAGCGCCCAGCGTCAACGCCCATACCCTGGCTCGCTGGCTCGAGCAGGGGCGCGATGATGACGGGCGCGAGGTCGTTATGCTGGACACCCGCAATGCTTTCGAAGTGGATGTGGGAACCTTCCGTAACGCCATCGATTGGCGTATCGACCGCTTCACGCAGTTCCCGGATGCGGTGCGCGAACACCGCGCAGAACTGGAAGGGAAAACGGTGGTGAGTTTCTGCACCGGGGGCATCCGCTGCGAGAAAGCCGCCATCTTCATGGAAGATATCGGGATAGCGCATGTCTATCAGCTCGAAGGCGGCATTCTGAAATACTTCGAGGAAACTGGCGGGCCGGGCTATGACGGCGCCTGTTTTGTGTTTGATGAGCGCCATGCCCTCGATCCGGCGCTCAAGCCGGTCTGA
- a CDS encoding META domain-containing protein, with the protein MSLPRAMLCAGLLALSAGCATHTGQARPVGSAAANAATSADSLAQTRWELTRWADALGNQRDITKGGEPISLTFLADGKQYTVHGFSGCNRYRGSYKLEADKLSITAPASTRMACPDPQQAQLEADYLRALAAIRSFTLDASGAPRHLTFNVATGDVLEFSRREDASNL; encoded by the coding sequence ATGTCCCTTCCTCGAGCAATGCTGTGCGCCGGCTTGCTGGCCCTGTCGGCCGGCTGCGCGACCCATACCGGTCAGGCCCGGCCCGTCGGGTCGGCTGCCGCCAATGCCGCCACCAGCGCGGATTCGCTGGCGCAAACCCGCTGGGAGCTGACCCGTTGGGCCGACGCGCTGGGCAATCAGCGTGATATCACGAAAGGAGGCGAGCCGATCTCGCTGACTTTCCTGGCGGATGGCAAGCAATACACGGTTCATGGTTTTTCGGGCTGCAATCGCTATCGCGGCAGCTATAAGCTGGAGGCCGACAAGCTCAGCATCACGGCACCCGCCTCGACACGCATGGCCTGCCCGGACCCGCAGCAGGCTCAGCTCGAGGCGGATTATCTGCGCGCCCTGGCAGCTATCCGCTCGTTCACGCTGGATGCCAGCGGCGCGCCGCGTCATCTGACTTTCAACGTGGCAACGGGTGACGTGCTTGAGTTTTCGCGTCGCGAGGATGCATCCAACCTCTGA